GAATTCAAGCGATAAAGCGATACCCTTAGCAAGAGTTAATCTCACGTGTTCGTCCCGGCAAAGACAGCCCCATATACTTTTTAAGGCAGTAATCAGCAGGATAATAACTCCTACACATTCCATTAAGAGCACGCCGTATTGAACGACTAAATGAAACACTGAATCAATTTGATGTAATAGCGACATAGATTCTCATCTTCCTTTCATGTATGTATGTGTAATATATTAATATAATAACAAAAATATATACCAGCAAAAAATTTTACGCATTATTCTACTCCCACCCGCC
This DNA window, taken from Synergistaceae bacterium, encodes the following:
- a CDS encoding DUF1622 domain-containing protein, with the translated sequence MSLLHQIDSVFHLVVQYGVLLMECVGVIILLITALKSIWGCLCRDEHVRLTLAKGIALSLEFKLGGEVLRTVIVREWSELAVLGAIILLRGALTFLIHWEIKTEEAKHEE